The following proteins are encoded in a genomic region of Alistipes shahii WAL 8301:
- a CDS encoding RagB/SusD family nutrient uptake outer membrane protein, giving the protein MKKTFTVIALVLLAVSCNRYLDIKPYGQTIPETAEEFSALLHAHLDEIDYGEEVVMGDGLEMADLECYADNLAANLTQYPGGNYISLYIGEQLSAKQTLYTNLYAVIRDCNIIIGYLEDRSSRLGMDVLGTAYALRGICYYNLLRNFCQACNPDNPGPGVPLVTEFDMEAKPTRSTYNQTVKRIEEDLNKAIEYDIQDEIYRFNSDVAKGYLARLYFWTQQYRLAAQYASELLEKYPLLDAEPYKAMIGEQMAKSGNMIFKAQIYAGSSESTALTNSKNYLKNRPCSRLFYDLFAEKERDVRFALSIDAKRLPAKNLLSCLRSAELQLILAESYYHSDEPEKALAALNELRRKRIADVSDYTMQTLPPVDHDDLIQVDAKGNALTPLLYAIHCERRKELFLEGDRWYELKRNGCPEFWVAKQGLKYTTYSWMYTFPLYAPDIQLVEGLEQNPGYDKME; this is encoded by the coding sequence ATGAAAAAGACATTCACAGTGATTGCACTCGTGTTATTAGCCGTATCCTGCAACCGCTATTTGGATATAAAACCTTACGGACAGACCATCCCCGAAACAGCCGAGGAATTTTCAGCGTTGCTCCATGCGCATCTCGACGAGATCGATTACGGAGAGGAGGTCGTGATGGGCGACGGATTGGAAATGGCCGATTTGGAGTGTTATGCCGATAACCTGGCTGCTAATCTGACTCAATATCCCGGAGGAAATTATATTTCGCTTTACATAGGAGAGCAACTTTCCGCTAAGCAAACTCTGTATACGAATCTTTATGCGGTGATTCGGGATTGCAACATCATAATCGGTTATCTCGAAGACCGGAGCAGCCGGCTCGGGATGGACGTGCTCGGTACGGCGTATGCCCTTCGCGGTATCTGCTATTATAATTTGCTGCGCAACTTCTGTCAGGCTTGCAATCCGGATAATCCGGGGCCTGGTGTACCGTTGGTTACAGAATTTGATATGGAGGCGAAGCCTACTCGCAGTACTTATAACCAGACCGTCAAACGGATCGAAGAGGATTTGAATAAAGCGATCGAATACGACATTCAGGATGAGATCTACCGCTTCAATTCCGATGTCGCCAAAGGCTATCTGGCCCGGCTCTATTTCTGGACACAGCAGTATCGTTTGGCAGCTCAGTATGCCTCGGAGTTATTGGAAAAATATCCGTTGCTCGATGCGGAACCTTACAAGGCGATGATCGGGGAACAGATGGCCAAGAGTGGCAACATGATCTTCAAGGCACAGATTTATGCTGGATCTTCGGAATCTACAGCGCTGACGAATTCAAAGAATTATTTGAAAAACAGACCTTGTTCCCGCCTGTTTTACGATCTTTTCGCCGAAAAGGAAAGAGATGTGCGTTTCGCGCTGTCGATCGATGCCAAAAGACTGCCGGCTAAGAACCTGCTTTCCTGCCTGCGAAGCGCTGAATTGCAGTTGATTCTGGCTGAGAGTTATTATCATAGCGATGAACCCGAAAAGGCCCTTGCTGCTTTGAACGAACTGCGACGAAAGCGTATTGCCGATGTCTCGGACTACACGATGCAGACTCTGCCTCCGGTCGATCACGACGATTTGATTCAGGTCGATGCCAAGGGAAATGCGCTGACTCCGCTGCTGTATGCTATCCATTGCGAACGCCGCAAGGAACTTTTCCTTGAAGGAGATCGCTGGTACGAACTCAAACGTAACGGATGTCCGGAGTTCTGGGTCGCCAAGCAGGGACTGAAATACACGACTTATTCCTGGATGTATACTTTCCCGCTTTACGCTCCCGATATTCAATTGGTCGAGGGGTTGGAGCAAAATCCGGGGTACGATAAAATGGAATAA
- a CDS encoding SusC/RagA family TonB-linked outer membrane protein yields the protein MKQTLRNFLPFVFTSLLLVTILPAVAASESEGNKHPVWGTVKDTNGVPLVGVSVVVVGTHSGVNTDIKGTFRIIVTDGATLRFSYIGYEPQELKIKPDRVGYDITLKEQSTDIGQVVVTGFAKTEIRKSTGSVAVIEGKDLKTSPLEGVDKLLQGKLAGVSVQSVSGRPGEAVKIRIRGTSTITGNAEPLWVIDGVPMQKEVPTPPVSNTQIRSGDFSNIFATGIGGINPNDIESISVLKDAAAAAIYGSQAAGGVIVVTTKRGKSGPTHVNYSGTVSIQTRPVRSANLMNSREKLAWEQELWDEFAAAGYANNLQDGKSYYPVVGIVGMIRSGYGKYKGLSVAEQDARIAELGSHTTDWFEELFRTTVSTSHYLSISGGNPKMAYYLSMGYGNDQGIVLKNSYDRYNFNGKIDVTPNRVVSFGISTDFSYQTSKAPSSNVDMFKYAYFANPYERPYNDDGSYRADETYFSLSEINGSYTVALPENGFNLMREINETSAKSTSGNFTLTGNTTVNITKDLKFVGLASFSYISDHGENINGKNTYAAWMDRPFENNTTTSKRIYGSIYQTSTYNTNYMLRGHFAYGHTFNEIHRLNVLAGAQISRNYAKTIFTKRYGYDPVTGNHSTPLYPASGNNSVIDYDKLVSFGKTLDNSTGQAITENAMASFYGTIDYILLNRYVFNASVRSDGSNNFGSKEQFNATWSAGFSWNIDEESWMKGKISDVISSMTLRLATGYTGGVNKSVYPVIIMKYDNTFRISDTDSYRMGTISNAPNPHLSWEKTWDIKAGLDIGFFKDRLRLQVEAYNRKGYDLVTSSRVNSAVGFISQGYNTSEQVNRGVEFTLGATILRYKDFAWNFTANAAYNMNKLTKYVSPNSGIYGQYYVGYPQGMIITGKSTGIDPSTGFYNYELRPDAKINEVADYRNMQNYLFYVGTSTAPWTGGFNTSVRYKGLTLSMNGVFSLNGKVLNDIVSPASYSSVSDRNMTGVDKEPIPNSKYDLYVNHLNVVRDVTYRWTPDNPVTDGYPRLIDIYGGRLYDQNGNLIAQSLPSESRVTNCLLLENVSYLKISSLTLLYDLPGAWVKKLHMQNCSVSFTMNNLATFTNYSGLDPETPGAVYPQCRSYSIGLSIGF from the coding sequence ATGAAGCAAACTTTAAGAAATTTTTTACCATTCGTATTTACGTCATTGTTACTTGTAACGATACTTCCTGCCGTCGCTGCTTCTGAGAGCGAGGGGAACAAACATCCGGTGTGGGGTACGGTCAAGGATACGAATGGTGTACCGCTTGTCGGTGTGTCCGTGGTTGTCGTAGGAACGCATTCCGGTGTGAATACTGATATTAAGGGTACGTTCCGGATCATAGTTACCGACGGCGCTACGTTGCGATTCTCATACATTGGTTATGAACCGCAGGAACTCAAGATAAAGCCTGATCGGGTCGGTTATGATATAACGCTCAAGGAGCAGTCCACGGACATCGGACAAGTCGTCGTGACAGGCTTTGCCAAAACTGAGATTCGCAAAAGCACCGGTTCGGTTGCCGTGATTGAAGGAAAAGATCTCAAGACTTCGCCTTTGGAGGGAGTAGACAAACTGTTGCAGGGCAAACTGGCCGGAGTGAGCGTGCAATCCGTATCCGGCCGTCCGGGCGAAGCCGTGAAGATCCGCATTCGCGGAACGAGCACCATCACGGGCAATGCCGAACCGCTGTGGGTCATTGACGGCGTACCGATGCAGAAGGAGGTCCCGACACCTCCTGTTTCCAACACGCAGATTCGCTCCGGAGACTTTTCGAATATTTTTGCTACGGGCATCGGTGGGATCAATCCTAACGACATCGAGTCGATCTCCGTGTTGAAGGACGCTGCCGCTGCCGCAATTTACGGATCTCAGGCTGCCGGCGGTGTGATCGTGGTAACGACCAAACGCGGCAAATCGGGACCTACGCACGTCAACTATTCGGGAACCGTATCCATTCAGACGCGGCCTGTACGGTCTGCCAATTTGATGAACTCACGCGAGAAACTGGCCTGGGAGCAGGAATTATGGGACGAATTTGCAGCTGCCGGTTATGCGAATAATCTTCAGGATGGCAAAAGTTACTATCCGGTTGTGGGTATCGTGGGCATGATTCGTTCGGGATACGGCAAATATAAGGGATTGAGCGTCGCAGAGCAGGATGCCAGGATTGCGGAACTGGGCAGCCATACGACAGACTGGTTCGAGGAACTGTTCCGGACGACAGTTTCCACAAGCCACTATCTCTCCATTTCGGGAGGTAATCCCAAAATGGCCTATTATCTCTCAATGGGATATGGTAACGATCAGGGCATTGTGTTGAAAAACTCGTACGACCGTTACAATTTCAACGGCAAGATCGATGTAACACCGAACAGAGTCGTATCGTTCGGTATCAGTACGGATTTCTCCTATCAGACATCCAAGGCACCGTCGAGCAATGTGGATATGTTCAAATACGCCTATTTCGCCAATCCCTATGAACGCCCTTATAACGACGACGGTTCCTATCGGGCTGACGAGACTTATTTTTCCTTGAGTGAAATCAATGGAAGCTATACGGTAGCGCTTCCCGAAAACGGATTCAACCTGATGCGGGAGATCAATGAGACTTCGGCCAAGAGTACCAGCGGAAACTTCACACTGACGGGAAATACGACGGTCAATATCACCAAGGATCTGAAGTTCGTGGGTCTGGCGTCGTTCTCCTATATTTCGGATCACGGGGAGAATATCAATGGAAAGAATACCTATGCGGCATGGATGGATCGGCCGTTCGAAAACAATACGACGACTTCGAAACGAATCTATGGTTCCATTTATCAGACTTCGACATACAATACCAATTATATGTTACGGGGACATTTCGCCTATGGACATACTTTCAACGAAATACATCGGCTCAATGTGTTGGCCGGAGCGCAGATCAGCCGGAATTACGCCAAGACGATTTTTACCAAACGTTACGGCTACGACCCCGTTACGGGCAACCACTCGACGCCGCTTTATCCTGCGAGCGGAAACAATTCGGTGATCGATTACGATAAACTTGTCAGTTTCGGGAAGACCCTCGATAATTCCACCGGGCAAGCTATTACGGAAAACGCTATGGCCTCGTTCTACGGTACGATCGACTATATCCTGCTCAACCGCTATGTTTTCAATGCCTCGGTAAGATCCGACGGATCGAATAATTTCGGCAGCAAGGAGCAGTTCAATGCTACCTGGTCGGCAGGTTTTTCTTGGAATATAGACGAAGAGTCGTGGATGAAAGGGAAAATCTCGGATGTGATCAGTTCGATGACGCTCCGTTTGGCCACGGGTTATACGGGCGGTGTCAATAAGTCGGTCTATCCGGTAATCATCATGAAATACGATAACACGTTTCGAATTTCCGATACGGATTCCTACCGGATGGGGACTATTTCGAATGCCCCGAATCCGCATCTGAGCTGGGAGAAGACCTGGGATATCAAAGCGGGTCTGGACATCGGATTTTTCAAGGATCGTTTGCGATTGCAGGTCGAAGCATACAACCGTAAAGGATACGATCTCGTGACTTCTTCGCGCGTGAATTCGGCAGTCGGATTTATTTCGCAGGGATATAATACATCCGAACAGGTGAACCGGGGAGTCGAGTTCACTTTGGGGGCGACGATTCTGCGTTATAAGGATTTTGCGTGGAATTTTACTGCCAATGCGGCTTACAATATGAACAAACTGACCAAATACGTGTCGCCCAACAGCGGTATCTATGGTCAGTATTATGTAGGTTATCCCCAGGGGATGATCATCACGGGCAAGAGTACGGGCATCGATCCATCGACGGGATTCTACAATTACGAACTGCGTCCCGATGCGAAAATAAACGAAGTCGCGGACTACCGGAACATGCAAAACTATCTTTTCTATGTAGGTACATCGACGGCTCCCTGGACGGGCGGGTTCAATACGTCCGTTCGTTACAAGGGGCTTACGCTCAGTATGAACGGTGTGTTTTCGTTGAACGGCAAAGTGCTGAACGATATCGTATCCCCCGCATCCTACAGTTCGGTGAGTGACCGGAATATGACCGGTGTGGATAAGGAGCCCATTCCCAACTCCAAATACGACCTTTATGTCAACCATCTCAATGTCGTGCGTGATGTAACCTATCGCTGGACTCCGGATAATCCTGTTACGGACGGTTATCCGCGTCTGATCGACATATACGGAGGGCGCCTTTACGATCAGAACGGCAATCTTATCGCCCAGAGTCTTCCTTCCGAATCAAGAGTTACGAACTGTCTGTTGCTGGAGAATGTTTCTTATTTGAAAATCAGTTCCCTGACATTGCTTTACGACCTTCCCGGCGCGTGGGTGAAGAAACTTCACATGCAAAATTGCAGCGTGTCGTTTACGATGAACAATCTGGCGACGTTCACGAATTACTCGGGGCTGGACCCTGAAACTCCCGGTGCGGTGTACCCGCAATGCCGCTCCTATTCGATCGGACTTTCGATCGGATTTTAA
- a CDS encoding S9 family peptidase has protein sequence MKRLLVFLTVWSLYPLCAQESYMARADRFSSDSLGGLIRNQYVSVQWIGEECRWFHYTSDDADARRYWLVDTRTWRKRPLFDSFSMTRQLAAYADSSRMPTPKELRLYGLEFDSSDPRGFTFDFNKHRLHYDGRNGKLSEKPRQDASRGNLFSRGDYRRSYSADSSYYVTAVGHDLMLFRGDGSDSVRLTHDGERYHSFSTGGNNVVGPEARSSAIGRWMGKSHYYLLVREDKREVEELTLVDNLARPRPKAKSYKFPMPGDEHVVQYDAWLVDADSMCIRKLDIARWPDQKVEVPRFSMIAHTDRYAWLVSRSRTCDSVELCRVDFAAHRVEPIIREVCKPAQNDQQFCFHILNEGRDILWWSERTGYGHYYLYDGNGRLQGAVTSGAYVAGKIERIDTLARTIVYEGYGREPGVNPHYRFYYKTGFNGGEPVLLTPGNGEHSVAFSPDGRFLTDTWSRMDRAPRHQVCDMKGRGRIELEPCDLSELYARGWHEPEVVEVLAADSVTRLYGIVYLPFDREPGRKYPIISNVYPGPHVDLVPQAFTLDDNYNQSLAQLGFVVINFAYRGSGPWRGRDFHTFGYGNLRDYALADDMAAIRQIAARYPCADIERVGIYGHSGGGFMTVAAMLNHPEFYKVGVAASGNHDNNIYSQWWGETFHGVKQTWGKDGKPHFECHIPTNIELADRLAGRLLLITGDMDNNVHPASTARLADALIRARKRFDMTVIPGADHGLGNSYYVNLIRYYFTEHLLGLPQQEIDIVKHN, from the coding sequence ATGAAACGGTTGCTTGTATTTTTAACGGTATGGAGTCTTTATCCGCTCTGTGCTCAGGAATCCTATATGGCGCGGGCCGACCGCTTTTCGTCCGATTCGCTCGGTGGATTGATCCGTAACCAATATGTTTCGGTTCAGTGGATCGGCGAGGAGTGCCGTTGGTTCCATTATACGTCGGATGACGCCGATGCACGCCGTTATTGGTTGGTCGATACCCGCACCTGGCGGAAACGCCCGCTGTTCGACAGTTTCTCGATGACGCGGCAGTTGGCCGCATACGCCGATTCATCACGGATGCCGACCCCGAAGGAGTTACGGCTCTACGGCCTTGAATTCGATTCTTCCGATCCCCGCGGTTTTACGTTCGATTTCAATAAGCACCGGCTGCACTACGATGGCCGAAATGGCAAACTGAGCGAAAAGCCCCGGCAGGATGCTTCCCGCGGGAATCTTTTCTCGCGGGGCGACTATCGGCGCAGCTACTCCGCCGACAGCTCGTATTATGTTACGGCTGTCGGTCATGACCTCATGCTCTTTCGCGGAGATGGAAGCGACAGTGTACGGCTGACCCACGACGGGGAGCGCTATCATTCGTTCTCCACCGGCGGGAACAACGTCGTCGGGCCGGAGGCGCGCAGCTCCGCCATCGGCCGCTGGATGGGGAAAAGCCATTATTACCTGCTGGTGCGCGAAGACAAGCGCGAGGTGGAGGAGCTCACGCTGGTGGACAACCTCGCCCGACCGCGCCCCAAGGCTAAAAGCTACAAATTTCCCATGCCTGGCGATGAGCATGTCGTTCAATACGATGCCTGGCTGGTCGATGCCGACAGCATGTGCATTCGGAAACTCGACATCGCCCGCTGGCCCGATCAGAAAGTCGAAGTTCCCCGGTTCAGCATGATCGCTCATACGGACCGTTATGCCTGGCTCGTTAGTCGCAGCCGGACGTGCGACAGCGTGGAACTGTGCCGGGTCGATTTCGCGGCGCACCGTGTCGAGCCGATTATCCGCGAGGTGTGCAAACCGGCCCAGAATGACCAGCAATTTTGTTTCCATATCCTGAATGAAGGCCGCGATATCCTCTGGTGGTCGGAGCGAACGGGATACGGTCATTATTACCTGTACGATGGAAACGGACGCCTGCAAGGGGCCGTCACTTCGGGCGCATACGTCGCCGGAAAGATCGAACGTATCGATACGCTCGCCCGGACGATCGTCTACGAGGGTTACGGACGGGAACCGGGTGTCAATCCGCATTACCGCTTTTATTACAAAACCGGATTCAACGGCGGCGAGCCGGTTTTGCTCACTCCCGGAAACGGCGAACATTCGGTGGCATTCTCTCCCGACGGACGTTTCCTGACGGACACTTGGTCGCGTATGGATCGTGCCCCGCGGCATCAGGTCTGCGACATGAAAGGCCGCGGCCGTATCGAACTGGAGCCGTGCGACCTTTCGGAACTCTATGCCCGCGGATGGCACGAACCGGAAGTCGTCGAAGTGCTGGCTGCGGATTCCGTGACCCGGCTCTATGGCATCGTCTACCTTCCTTTCGACCGGGAACCCGGGCGGAAATACCCGATCATCAGCAATGTCTATCCCGGCCCCCATGTCGATCTGGTTCCGCAGGCCTTTACCTTGGATGACAACTACAATCAATCGCTCGCACAGCTGGGATTCGTCGTCATAAATTTCGCCTACCGCGGCAGCGGCCCCTGGCGCGGACGCGATTTCCATACGTTCGGCTACGGGAATCTGCGGGATTATGCTTTGGCCGACGACATGGCCGCGATCCGGCAGATTGCAGCCCGCTATCCTTGCGCCGATATTGAAAGAGTCGGAATTTACGGACATTCCGGAGGCGGTTTCATGACGGTCGCCGCCATGCTGAACCATCCGGAATTTTACAAGGTCGGGGTGGCTGCTTCGGGGAACCATGACAATAATATTTACTCCCAGTGGTGGGGCGAAACTTTCCACGGAGTAAAGCAGACCTGGGGGAAAGACGGGAAACCGCATTTCGAATGTCATATTCCGACCAACATCGAATTGGCCGACCGGCTGGCCGGACGGCTGCTGCTCATCACCGGAGACATGGACAACAATGTGCATCCGGCATCTACGGCCCGGCTGGCCGATGCGCTGATCCGGGCCCGCAAGCGTTTCGACATGACGGTCATTCCCGGAGCGGATCATGGTCTCGGGAACTCATATTATGTAAATCTGATCCGCTATTATTTTACGGAACATCTTCTCGGGTTGCCTCAGCAGGAGATCGATATAGTCAAACACAACTAA
- a CDS encoding S8 family serine peptidase, with amino-acid sequence MNSKVLFSAVYLLAAVPSSAQTDAPWFLSASDSLCGVRLTEICAARGKIPPPSRKKSEIIVAVIDGGFDVSHTALADFIWTNPREQAANGRDDDKNGYVDDIHGWNFLGNAVGESLRRAGTEPFREYKRLRPRFKDADTSRLTLSAKAEYAYYKQMERAARLDTYIKFTEYQRIRSDAFRICDSLMRLKYGDRETTVADFQRLELADTTGLALPLSIAASTPVMFTPDMPWHEAVEKIDSEYRLSAVRVASLDSLNDDPHIKLGNRPDDFRNFRYGNNLIGDDPYHGTMVAGVIAACAATAGELPRPVKILSVRAIPEGDEYDRDVAAAIRYAVDNGAEVVNMSFGKYLSPHRDEVLAAMKYARSKDVLLVMASGNDGVNVDVRPIFPTCRDTKGRRLENQIVVGASTPDGRVASFSNYGAENVDLLAPGENVRSTAPEGGYDTAQGTSIAAPIVSGVAAVLRSFYPDLSAREIREILIRTVTHFPADEMPVPGKSETSRMIQGRQVCLGGGILNAQAAMKEASKISKFGER; translated from the coding sequence ATGAATTCAAAAGTATTATTTTCTGCCGTGTATCTGTTGGCGGCAGTACCGTCATCTGCACAAACGGATGCCCCTTGGTTTTTGTCCGCTTCCGATTCGCTATGCGGAGTCCGTCTGACAGAGATTTGTGCGGCAAGAGGTAAAATTCCCCCCCCCTCCCGAAAAAAATCTGAAATAATCGTCGCCGTCATCGACGGCGGGTTCGATGTTTCGCATACGGCTCTTGCGGATTTCATCTGGACCAATCCACGCGAACAGGCTGCTAACGGCCGTGATGACGATAAAAACGGCTATGTAGACGACATTCACGGCTGGAATTTCCTCGGCAATGCTGTTGGAGAGAGTCTTCGAAGGGCCGGCACGGAACCTTTCCGGGAATACAAACGGCTTCGGCCTCGCTTCAAGGACGCTGATACAAGCCGCCTTACTCTTTCGGCAAAGGCCGAATATGCCTATTATAAGCAGATGGAACGGGCCGCCCGGCTCGATACCTACATCAAATTTACCGAATATCAGCGTATTCGTTCCGATGCTTTCCGCATTTGCGATTCATTGATGCGCCTGAAATACGGTGATCGAGAAACAACGGTCGCCGATTTTCAGCGTCTTGAATTGGCCGACACGACCGGGCTTGCGCTGCCTCTGTCGATTGCGGCTTCCACACCCGTTATGTTCACACCCGACATGCCGTGGCACGAAGCGGTGGAAAAGATCGACAGCGAATATCGTTTGTCCGCCGTACGTGTGGCCAGCCTCGATTCCCTGAATGACGATCCTCATATAAAATTGGGCAATCGCCCGGACGATTTCCGGAATTTCCGTTACGGAAACAATCTTATCGGCGACGATCCCTATCATGGGACGATGGTTGCCGGAGTGATTGCGGCGTGTGCGGCGACGGCCGGGGAGTTGCCGCGCCCGGTAAAGATCCTCTCCGTCCGTGCCATTCCCGAAGGCGATGAATACGACCGCGATGTAGCTGCGGCAATCCGTTATGCGGTGGATAACGGCGCAGAGGTGGTGAATATGAGTTTCGGCAAGTACCTATCGCCTCACCGGGATGAAGTACTGGCTGCGATGAAATATGCCCGGAGCAAGGACGTATTGCTGGTTATGGCCTCCGGCAACGACGGCGTCAATGTCGATGTCCGTCCGATATTTCCGACTTGCCGGGACACGAAAGGACGCCGTCTGGAAAACCAGATCGTCGTGGGGGCCTCGACGCCCGACGGACGGGTCGCTTCTTTCAGCAACTACGGAGCGGAAAATGTGGATCTGCTCGCCCCCGGAGAAAATGTACGATCGACCGCTCCCGAGGGCGGATACGATACGGCGCAGGGAACGAGTATCGCTGCGCCGATAGTTTCCGGTGTCGCAGCGGTCTTGCGGAGTTTCTATCCCGATCTTTCGGCTCGTGAGATACGGGAAATTCTGATTCGTACCGTTACGCATTTTCCGGCGGACGAGATGCCTGTTCCCGGGAAATCCGAAACTTCCCGCATGATCCAGGGGCGTCAGGTCTGTCTCGGTGGAGGGATTCTCAATGCGCAGGCGGCCATGAAAGAGGCGTCGAAAATCAGCAAATTCGGAGAGCGATGA
- the uvrC gene encoding excinuclease ABC subunit UvrC: MAETEKPDLKEQVALLPLSPGVYQFVDRSGTIIYVGKAKSLRKRVSSYFVQSKEHSAKVRVLVKQIVEIRHIVVGSETDALLLENSLIKSLQPRYNILLKDDKTYPWIVVRREHFPRVQSTRILTRDGSQYFGPYGSVMMQRSVLDFIREVIPLRTCKLNLAPELIAKDKYTVCLQYHLGNCKAPCVGRQSEEEYAQLVGMVVSVLKGDLRPVRQYLEGEMARAAGELKFELAQRYKQRLDALDNYAGRSVIVSAKIVDVDVFSLLPDDDVAWCNFVRIRHGSVVGVQTVKLSTGVGADERDMLTLAIQHIVENIAGGELSREVIVPLLPSTTLLFEGVTFTVPKRGEKLELLEFSRKSARIYRAEQLKNLEIKNPERYTERLMNAVQKELRLDRQPRHIECFDNSNLQGAHPVASCVVFRDGKPSRKEYRHFNIKTVTGADDYASMREVVFRRYTRLMAEGAEMPDLIIADGGKGQMGVIHEVLERLGLDIPIAGLAKDDRHRTAELLCGFPPVLVGIRPTSPLFHFLAHIQEEVHRFAVSFHRQKRSKAFIHSELEQIEGVGDKTVQTLLRHFRTVEKVRAANIEELSALVGAAKAKKIRAFFEK; encoded by the coding sequence ATGGCTGAAACGGAAAAACCGGATCTCAAGGAGCAGGTGGCCCTGCTGCCGCTGTCGCCGGGCGTCTACCAGTTCGTGGACCGCTCGGGGACGATCATCTATGTGGGTAAGGCCAAGAGCCTGCGCAAGCGGGTGTCTTCGTACTTCGTGCAGTCGAAGGAGCACAGCGCGAAGGTGCGTGTGCTGGTGAAGCAGATCGTCGAGATCCGCCATATCGTCGTGGGGAGCGAGACCGACGCCCTGCTGCTGGAAAACTCGCTGATCAAGAGCCTTCAGCCGCGTTACAACATCCTGCTCAAGGACGACAAGACCTATCCGTGGATCGTCGTGCGGCGCGAGCACTTTCCCCGCGTGCAGTCGACGCGCATCCTGACGCGCGACGGGTCGCAGTATTTCGGCCCCTACGGATCGGTGATGATGCAGCGCAGCGTGCTCGACTTCATCCGCGAGGTGATCCCCCTGCGGACCTGCAAACTCAACCTCGCCCCGGAGTTGATCGCCAAAGATAAATATACGGTCTGCCTGCAATACCACCTGGGCAACTGCAAGGCCCCGTGCGTCGGGCGGCAGTCCGAGGAGGAGTATGCGCAGCTGGTCGGCATGGTCGTTTCGGTGCTGAAAGGCGACCTGCGTCCCGTGCGCCAATACCTCGAAGGGGAGATGGCGCGTGCGGCCGGGGAGCTGAAATTCGAGCTGGCGCAGCGGTACAAACAGCGGCTCGACGCCCTGGACAACTATGCCGGACGGTCGGTGATCGTCAGCGCGAAGATCGTCGACGTCGACGTTTTCTCGCTGCTGCCCGACGACGACGTGGCCTGGTGCAACTTCGTGCGCATCCGCCACGGTTCGGTCGTGGGCGTGCAGACCGTGAAACTCTCGACGGGCGTCGGGGCCGACGAGCGCGACATGCTGACGCTGGCCATCCAGCACATCGTCGAAAACATCGCCGGGGGCGAACTCTCCCGCGAGGTGATCGTGCCGCTGCTGCCCTCGACGACGCTGCTGTTCGAAGGCGTGACTTTCACGGTCCCGAAGCGCGGGGAGAAACTCGAACTGCTGGAATTCTCGCGGAAGAGCGCCCGCATCTACCGCGCCGAGCAGTTGAAAAACCTCGAAATCAAGAATCCCGAGCGGTATACCGAGCGGCTGATGAATGCCGTTCAAAAGGAGCTGCGCCTCGACAGACAGCCGCGGCACATCGAATGCTTCGACAACTCCAACCTGCAGGGCGCTCATCCGGTGGCTTCGTGCGTGGTGTTCCGGGATGGAAAACCCTCCCGCAAGGAGTACCGCCATTTCAACATCAAGACCGTGACGGGGGCCGACGACTACGCCTCGATGCGGGAAGTCGTCTTCCGGCGTTATACGCGGCTGATGGCCGAAGGGGCCGAAATGCCCGACCTCATTATCGCCGACGGCGGAAAGGGGCAGATGGGAGTCATTCACGAGGTGCTGGAGCGGCTCGGGCTGGACATCCCCATTGCCGGACTGGCCAAGGACGACCGGCACCGCACCGCCGAACTGCTCTGCGGCTTTCCGCCCGTGCTGGTCGGCATCCGTCCCACTTCGCCCCTGTTCCACTTTTTGGCGCACATTCAGGAGGAGGTGCACCGTTTCGCCGTTTCCTTCCACCGGCAGAAACGCAGCAAGGCGTTTATCCACAGCGAACTGGAGCAGATCGAGGGGGTCGGGGACAAGACGGTCCAGACCCTGCTGCGCCATTTTCGCACGGTGGAAAAGGTCCGTGCGGCCAACATCGAAGAACTTTCGGCGCTGGTCGGGGCGGCAAAGGCGAAAAAAATCAGGGCCTTTTTCGAAAAATAG